Proteins found in one Labeo rohita strain BAU-BD-2019 chromosome 11, IGBB_LRoh.1.0, whole genome shotgun sequence genomic segment:
- the cfap410 gene encoding cilia and flagella associated protein 410 translates to MKLTRKLVLARAKASDLESVKKLNCWGCNLTDISIFVEIPNIEVLTLSANKISSLEHISSCQHLSELYLRRNNIQSLSELKHLQQLRRLKVLWLAENPCCDADPHKYRMTVIRNLPGLQKLDNQVVTEEELTQALKEGEELVSSPGPAPTCSTNGHTEADSETDPLNYSMEETNKIRAQLGMKLLPRDKFPSLSSPRETGDTLKRKSHTLEAVLLLMKDLDVEELKIVQSVTESKLRSRSRRREREKSPLCS, encoded by the exons ATGAAATTAACGCGTAAACTCGTTCTAGCTCGAGCTAAAGCATCGGACCTGGAAAGCGTGAAGAAATTAAACTGCTG GGGCTGCAATCTGACAGAT aTCTCCATATTTGTGGAGATTCCCAATATTGAGGTTCTCACACTGAG tgcTAATAAGATCTCCTCTCTGGAGCACATCTCGTCGTGTCAGCATCTCAGCGAGCTCTATCTGAGACGGAATAACATCCAGAGTCTGTCGGAGCTCAAGCATCTGCAGCAGCTGAGACGTCTGAAGGTGCTGTGGTTGGCCGAGAACCCGTGCTGCGACGCCGACCCGCACAAATACCGCATGACCGTCATCAGAAACCTGCCCGGACTGCAAAAACTCGACAACCAGG TGGTCACAGAGGAGGAGCTCACACAGGCACTGAAAGAAGGGGAGGAGCTTGTTTCATCTCCAGGCCCCGCCCCCACCTGCTCAACCAATGGTCATACAGAAGCCGACTCTGAGACGGACCCTCTGAATTACAGCATGGAGGAAACCAA TAAGATTCGAGCTCAGCTGGGAATGAAGCTGCTGCCCAGAGACAAGTTCCCATCGCTGTCGTCCCCGAGAGAGACTGGAGACACGCTGAAGAGGAAG AGTCACACGCTGGAGGCCGTTCTCCTCCTGATGAAGGATCTGGACGTGGAAGAGCTGAAAATCGTTCAGTCGGTCACCGAGAGCAAACTCAGATCACGCAGTCGAcggagagagcgagagaaatCTCCTCTTTGCTCATGA
- the orc2 gene encoding origin recognition complex subunit 2 — MTQKQPLEVRFVADEDVLDHIVEKQQDVKAANGSVQTLVTLKTPQKSKRSAAGDDDDDDEDDEVLNEQNYVDALCTGSQDESENGTVTAGSSVFTFQAIKRGNKMAQMASEWARTPGKSVTFCTSDTNEESSSPTRAAKESASQNKTPQKGKKVQFISTTPHRLRKRLSAPNLRSDSESDFSPSNSEDDDDGEEHEGKKDVQPKTPSKNTSAAALYKTPSKKGKKAAESDLVEEYFEAHSSSKVLTSDRTLQKLQTPKLDRETLLSLLGNNPPRFAEDIKQLNAKHEKNFNQWMLQLHMGFNILIFGLGSKKLLLEKFRTSKLSDYDHVVVNGFFPSMTLKSILNSLTCDVFGHEGTFRNPADQIDFISKTLREDPTNHVFLIINNIDGPMLRGDRNQQALGQLAALPNMHLLASIDHINAPLIWDQAKMSTFNWLWYETTTYLPYTEETSYENSLLVQQTGALALSSLTHVLRSLTPNARGIFRLLAEFQLENKDNPAYTGLSFQDFYQRCRESFLVNSDITLRTQLTEFRDHKLIRTKKGADGVEYLLIPVDNGTLTDFLEKNEVE; from the exons ATGACGCAGAAACAGCCGTTAGAAGTTCGTTTCGTggctgatgaagatgttttggaTCATATTGTAGAGAAACAGCAAG ATGTAAAAGCCGCTAATGGATCCGTACAGACGCTGGTGACCCTTAAAACCCCTCAGAAGTCCAAACGATCTGCGGCgggagatgatgatgatgatgatgaagatgacgAGGTGCTGAATGAGCAAAACTATGTGGACGCTCTGTGCACCGGATCACAAG ATGAGAGTGAAAATGGCACAGTTACCGCAGGATCCTCTGTCTTCACATTTCAGGCCATCAAACGGGGGAATAAAATGGCTCAGATGG cgTCTGAATGGGCTCGAACGCCGGGGAAGAGCGTGACCTTCTGCACATCAGACACAAACGAGGAGTCGTCCAGCCCGACACGCGCCGCTAAAG AATCAGCCAGTCAGAACAAAACCCCTCAGAAG GGAAAGAAGGTGCAGTTCATCTCAACGACACCACATCGTCTGCGCAAGAGACTGTCAG CTCCGAACCTGCGTTCAGACAGCGAGAGCGATTTCTCCCCCTCAAACtctgaggatgatgatgatggcgAAGAACACGAGGGGAAGAAGGACGTCCAGCCCAAAACACCCAGTAAAAACACATCGGCCGCTGCCCTCTATAAGACGCCCAGTAAGAAGGGCAAGAAAGCAGCAGAG TCTGATCTGGTGGAGGAGTATTTTGAAGCTCACAGCAGCTCTAAGGTTCTGACGTCTGATCGAACCCTCCAGAAACTCCAGACGCCCAAACTGGACCGG gaaaCTCTGCTCAGCCTCCTGGGTAATAACCCGCCGCGCTTCGCAGAAGATATTAAACAGCTCAACGCAAAACACGAGAAGAACTTCAACCAGTGGATGCTGCAGTTGca CATGGGCTTTAACATCTTGATCTTCGGTTTGGGCTCCAAGAAACTGTTGCTGGAGAAGTTCCGCACCTCCAAGCTGTCTGACTACGATCATGTGGTGGTCAACGGCTTCTTCCCCAGTATGACCCTTAAATCG ATCCTGAACTCCCTCACCTGCGACGTGTTCGGCCACGAAGGAACCTTCCGTAATCCTGCAGACCAGATCGACTTCATCAGCAAAACTCTCAGAGAAG ACCCGACCAATCACGTCTTCCTGATCATCAACAACATCGACGGGCCCATGCTGAGGGGCGACAGGAACCAGCAGGCACTGGGGCAGCTGGCGGCGCTTCCCAACATGCACCTGCTGGCCTCCATCGACCACATCAACGCTCCACTCA TCTGGGATCAGGCGAAGATGAGCACGTTCAACTGGCTGTGGTACGAAACCACCACGTACCTGCCGTACACCGAGGAGACGTCGTACGAGAACTCGCTGCTGGTGCAGCAGACCGGAGCGCTGGCGCTCAGCTCACTCACACACGTGCTGCGCAGCCTCACGCCCAACGccag GGGAATCTTCAGATTACTGGCAGAGTTTCAGCTGGAGAACAAAGACAATCCTGCATATACAG GATTGTCTTTCCAGGATTTCTACCAGCGCTGTCGTGAGTCGTTCCTGGTGAACAGTGACATCACGCTGCGCACGCAGCTCACAGAGTTCAGAGACCATAAACTCATCCGCACCAAGAAG GGCGCCGACGGAGTGGAATATCTGCTGATCCCGGTGGATAACGGCACTCTGACTGACTTCCTGGAGAAAAACGAGGTGGAGTGA